The stretch of DNA AGGATACTGTAACACTTATCATTTAGTTAGCCAAGTATAGCTTGGTTtactaaattaataaaaaataacaatatcaAAGTTAATTTAACCAGCATCATTTCTTATCttcaaatgtatttagttattcttttattcatttcatgAACTTAACACAGAAACAAGACACCCCTATTCCTGAGTGATACATAATTATTTCAGTGTAATGATAAATCTTTCAATAATGTTACAACTATTTCCTGATATTGTTTCCAGTTATAAATGTTGATCTTTGAATTCTGTAAAAAGATCATTTATTAACTAATTAACTATAATAATAGTTTCCCATCTTGCCTGAAGACATGATTCTCTTGGTccagttttcttttttgtctgaTTATGTCTCTCTTCACGCCGCGTGTCGTTGTGAATGAGGTCAGACAGTCAAGACCTGACGAGGCCGcggttgcttggcaacaaacCTCGTCTTTTGAGGGAGCGCCCTCTAACGGCGGCCAGTATAACAACAATGTAAATGTTATAGGCCACTTGCTCCCAGTACCTGTGAAACCAACAATGTGATATTGGAAATTGATTTGAGGTTCTAACTGAGTGGACCAGCTGATCTAGAGACATGATTTAAACTCCTAAAATGACATCTTTAATGCTGTGAaacagtcacagtttggttagatTTAGGCAGCAAAACTACTTATTTAAGTTTATAAATCTCCTGTTGTGTCTTGATGTTAGAAAGTGAGACTGAACCGTCCAACGTCCAGAGAATCTCATGAGGACATCATACAGAGTTGATATGTTACAACAGCTCAACATTCTCTGTTTCTTTATACTGCTATGATGTTGAATTTGATTATCTACTTTCAGTAAGTTAAAGTTGAAACAAACAGATTAAAGAAATGCTCACAGATGTAATTGCAATgatatatgtttatttgatgtttatttgattaaaatgacagaaacaagaGAGAATCAAAGACATTAATCACTTCATGAAGAAGTGATTAGGACTATGAAGACTTGTTGAAGACAACAACAACCTGTGTGACTatcacagagctgctgtttcTGTCTTACATGGGGAACAGCAGATGACCACTGAAGGTGTTGTGGTGATTGAAGTTGTCAAACACCAAAGTGTTAGCCATCAGGCGCACAAACACGACGTCTCCCACCTCTAGCGACAGTGTAGCGGCTTTAGAAGCAGTCATCCAACCTGATCCTTTCTTGAATGCCAAGAAAACATGCTCAGAGTTCTTGACCAACCAACCCCCTGATTCCTGGTTATCTTGCCATGAACCGACCGTCCACTCAAAGTGGTACATTCCTTTCACCGGGGCAGTGAACACACCTGTtggacatttgtttttgtcattttaaacagaaaattaaaaaaaaaagtttgaacagCAACATACAAGGGAAATATATATTAGGGATGCACTATATGTCACATTGGCATTGAACACACCTGTTGGACGTATGTTATTGTCATTTTACAAatagaaattgaaaaaaatgtttcaacagAAACATCAACATACAAGTGAAATGTATAAGAGATGCACAATATATCAACAATCAcatctgtgaaactggtccagtattaaaccagaaccaagctgtaatgtaaccctacaggactaatgttcagcagcagttaagagtcactaaaagttctgttgttgctgctgacagactcagattattattctaagtgttcTTAGTTTAAGTTAGTTGTTATTCTTAGTTTAACATGGAAcggccccgaaatcaccatcaccaaacccaccagactccatgtaaataatcaggacttctatcattgtaaaacacacttcgttcaaagtggacagaaactaaataaaactatcaaaagccgtcttggttcatctttccactgttccaacaatcaccactctggtttggttgaaataaacccttaattcacccatttacatgtggaaatatgctggctctatacacgctaaaagtagtgattatttacatggagtctggtggaaatatgctggctctatacacgctaaaagtcctgattatttacatagagtctggtggaaatatgctggttctatacacgctaaaagtcctgattatttacatggagtctggtggaaatatgctggctctatacatgctaaaattactgattattatattaattattttattatgaaaTATTGGTATTCTGCCTAAATGTTcatatcggtgcatccctaaaatGTATTGTTAGAATATCAGAGCTACCTGTGTTTGAGTTGTAGGCATTTCCAATGTTGGTGACAACGTGTTTGTAGATCAGGGTAGTGTCCGAGGTAAAGGGTCCGGTAGATCCTTCCTGGCCTCCAGTCAGCAGAGAGGCTGAGAACGCAACCTGtcggactgagagagagagagagagagagacagagagacagagagagagagagagagagagagagagagagagagagagagagagagagacagagagagagagagagagagagagagagagagaggggggagagagagagggggggagagagagaggggagagagagagagagagagacagagagacagagagagagagagagagagaggggggggagagagagagggagagagagagagacagagacagagagacagagagacagagagacagagagagagagagagagagagagacagagagacagagagagagagagagagagacagagagagagagagagagagagagagagacagagagagagagacagagagagagagagagagagagagagacagagagagagagagacagagagagacagagagagagagacagagagagagagagagagagagacagagagagagagagacagagagagacagagagagatttttttatttctacaaAAATACTTGATTTACATAATAAAGCAGCAGCCCCTCCCTTCACCATGTGTCCCGCCTCTCCACAACCATGTTCGTGATTTAACGGGGGAGACTATCTTCCCGTGTCTggacaactctctgctgatCATTTTGAGTCCTATCTCCTCCAAAGAAtggcaaaacataaaaaacattaaaatattatCTGTAattgaagataaaagcatgtcaTTGTTACAGAAGAAAACACAGGTGGTAGACTTACATACTTTGTAGAGAACTACAAGTACCTAGGGATTTCTAGGAGTTAGTCTTCTAACTCCTAGAAACAGCCGGGAGTAAGAAAAACTAGACGGAAATGAATTATGATTACAACTTCTGCAGTTTTCAGTTATTTAGAATAAATGATAAGTTGAACTTCATGCCACACAGCTGAACAGAGAGAATAATACCTTGTAGTTGTTGCTTCAGCGTGTCCACTTCAGTCTTCAGTGCTGCTTGACCTGCAAAAAAAGAGACAGTTTCTTTGTCAGCTTCATTTTTCTGCTCCTTTAGATTCTTTAGACATTGCTTTAGAGCTGCATGAATCAGTTTTCAACTATTAAATAAATctcaaactattttgataatcgatgaatcggtttgagtcatttttttagaaaaaaacagtgaaaattgTGTgacagcttgttaaatgtgaatattttctagtttcttctctctgtgacaggaaactgaatatcttttgttgttgtggacaaaacaagacatttgaggacgtcatgttgggctttttgggaaacactgatcaacattttagagacccaacaactcatccattcatctagAAGATATTCCACACATTAatccacaatgaaaataatcagtagTCTCAGCCCTACTTTGCTCCACTACATAGCAAAATACTTATTTCTATCCTTTTGGATATATCTAAACTGCTATGACATGATGCAAACAGATCATTACTGTACCTTGAGTCATGTCAGCCTTCAGTTGAACCAACGCGGTCTTCATCTCTCTCAGCTCAGCGTAGACATCTGGAGCAGAAACTGGTTGGCTTTCAACACTTGCGGGGACGGCGCCGAGGAGCAGCAACAGCGCAAAACTCACTGAGATCTTCATTCTGTTGTATTATGACTGTGTTTTCCCGTCTTGATGTGACTTTATATAATCTTGTTGAAAGTCTTTCCTGTTATTCAGTCAGGCTGTTTGATTTCAGGAAATGAGGGGGCGACCAGTTTGGTCACGGAGGCTGATGACCTTATGTGGTGAAGTTACTGAATGGAATTTGGCGATGGTAAACAGTTGGTCAGTTGGCATAAGTGATTGAGTGAAGGTCCATCATTTCTGTGTATTAAACAAATGATTAACAGAGAGGTTCAGCTGTTTTCTTCAGAATATACTCAGGTCTCATGTGATTTTcttgtaagtaagtaaaattaaTTTATACGGCGCTTTTCACAGACAGGGTCACAAGATGCTTTCCAATGTGCatagacaaaaacataatagaaAAATAGTTTAAGagaacaataaataataataaatgttgaATACCCAAAAGCTAGCCTGAACAAGTGAGTCTTCACTTGCCTCAGGTACTTAAACTATCGTATACAATCTAAAAcagcacctctgattcatattttaatcatttaacaGCTGTAAAACATAGAATCTTACCGATttctgcagctaaaagctatgGAGTTACccatcacgggggtgtctttggtgtctttctagcctttacaggtgattttctatccagcctggaacttgtgcctttttcgGGGTCGTTTAGCGTTAAATCCAAACTCTtatatccaagatttatccacttgatgtccataatttatcacgtttatggtcatttctgccgctagcACCGTGCTACCGTCAAACATAaatctcccatgatgctttgcgagagtgtgttgatgtttttcAACCAATGGTAAGGCAGGTCCGTCAAACGAGTAtatagtgggaaagatagatcacTCCGGTCtattaccgttctacagagaagaatggtgTCAGTGTTTAGAGATTTGACATacatttgggccttttttgaagaaatgcaaatagtttgtcctttatatgagttataatgttcattatgttgatttttgcactgcatgactGAAAATATATAGGAGAAtggttttagacaacacaaatgcttgttcagcattgctgtgtgtctgatttcaataaatatgacattattttgAGTATTGGCAAAAGTGTCtggactttattttgaaaaaatgtatatattttgtcaactgtataagttataatttttatttcttcacagtttGACTCCCAAGACATATGGGAAGTGAtttagacaggagattggcttAGCTTTTATTGCTCTAtgtgtgatatcaatacatat from Sander lucioperca isolate FBNREF2018 chromosome 13, SLUC_FBN_1.2, whole genome shotgun sequence encodes:
- the LOC116036426 gene encoding complement C1q tumor necrosis factor-related protein 3-like — translated: MKISVSFALLLLLGAVPASVESQPVSAPDVYAELREMKTALVQLKADMTQGQAALKTEVDTLKQQLQVRQVAFSASLLTGGQEGSTGPFTSDTTLIYKHVVTNIGNAYNSNTGVFTAPVKGMYHFEWTVGSWQDNQESGGWLVKNSEHVFLAFKKGSGWMTASKAATLSLEVGDVVFVRLMANTLVFDNFNHHNTFSGHLLFPM